In the Doryrhamphus excisus isolate RoL2022-K1 chromosome 2, RoL_Dexc_1.0, whole genome shotgun sequence genome, aaaaaagatggccgagggtggaattgaaccctggtctcctagctgtaaggtctgcatgttaaccactcgaccaccgtgcagccccactgtATACAACTTTGTTTTATTAGACAAAGATCTTGTTGAATCACTTTGAAAAATCTCCAGCAGAGGGCACCATGACACTGGTTCCAttcttggactggttgccataGCAGCAGCACAGCACAGACTGAACATATTGAACTGCTATGACTGTGTGCTTTAGGTTCTATTCCAGCCCTTATCAGCAGTCCATTTGGTGAATTGTGCAAATCCACTCATTAGACGGCAATCGTCAAGCCTCTGATTTAAGGTGCATTTACCCAATTAGCTTGGACTTTGAATTGTGTTTAGGAGATTTATAAACTGTTTGGGTAATAAGCTTATCACAATGTAGTTGCTCTATTCTGCTATTATTTGACCGTGATCATCGTCATCATTTCTGCCTCACTAATACTTTGTCTTTCTGGATCCTCCAGAAATGACAGAACGGTGTTTGCCACtctcatttttcttcttcttctctgttcCCATGGCAACGTCATGACATGCCAGGCGCCTCCAAAAGAGGAAGGGAGGTAGGGAAGCGAGACAAACGGCGTCTTTTCACTGCGCCAAAATGCCTTCTCTCAGATTAACGGCGGTCCGCGGTCGAGGCCGCCAACCATGCAGGAACAACAAAGCACAAGGGATTTTCCCCTCTGTTGTCTTTTAAAATAGAATCGAACACGACACCAGAACAATGAGTAGTTTTGCTTAGCAAATGAGCCCAACTGGAAAGTCTTTACTAGCGTTCTAATAATGCTACTGGAGATTGGAAGGATTTGAGTGTTTTTGAGTGGAATCTCACCATCGCAATGACGGCAGCTCCTGCTCCAGCCAAGGCGCAGATGAACAGGTGGAAGGTCATGTTCAGCTGTGGCAAAGACAAATGACATCTGAGGTTGGTTTCCGTAGATTTACAGGTCAGCAAACATcgtttttccagaaaataacataaaaagttTCCATCCATAGAGGATCACTTCTATATGGATCAAACCTTCAGTGACAGGTTTCCACCCACGCACTAACCGATGGTTAAGCGCGAGCCATTGAGCTTTTGCTGGTGACGTGACACCGGATGAGAGTGAAGTCCGGAGGGTTGAGTGCTGGTGCAGCTGTGCAGACGTATGTTGGGGGAACCTAACACCCTGACACCCCAAGAGTCGCTGGATATTGAGTCGACAGCTCTTGGGCTTTTGGTTTGATGGATAGTGTTTGTGACTCATTTCCTTGTATCCTGGTTTGAGCCCCGGCAGAACGGGTGACTGGCATAGCCAAGCGgtttacaaatacagtaaacctcggatatattggactcggatatattggaaattcgctcacaacggacagataaaaaagaaccgatttttctgtaatgcatttccaataaaaattcattgcatatatcggattttttataacggatttcgcctatttcggacaaaatctccagtcccgttccaatgcatttccattaaatttccctggcatatatcggatggctgcatcgtggcgctccgattcgccgaatcgtgacaggccgctatacgatgtcatttgcagcgttgccagggcctagcttaattaacaatttgttatgctcagagtccaataaagttaaattctcattaccttacgtctcttttcattgcccagtccaggtacattggaaacatagtcaaggaagtgcctttttataacggataaaatccgatttacgcatttaccggatataaatccgatatatgcgtaaaacggacattttccggtataggcatataacggatttcgcttatatcggacaaaaccagtgggaacaattgaatccgatatagccgaggtttactgtacatacacaaaTACTATAACAACTGTTTGTGCATTCTGAAGTATTCGTTCATAGAGTTTGTAAACAGCTTATTGGCCAATGACACAAGTATCGGTTCACTGTTTTTCAGTCTTTTTGTCAAATGTTACCAAGTTACTGTGTTTTTCCCCAAGCAACTTAATTATCACTTTTGCTATTGAAGAaggctttttttgtcactaaacTGTTCTTGGATGGCTTGGATAAGTTGCTTTCAGAGGTTATTTTGGTACCATTTTTTATCCATACCTGTGTTCTTTGGGCAAAATTATGAGTGAGCTTACTGCCATGGCTGGGAAGCAACCTAAACACTTCAAGGATTTCAGGGTGCTTTACTGTTGGCATGACACCTTTTCACCTTTTCTTCTCTGGTCAGGCTTTTTTGTGGACACCTCAAACAACCATAAAagtgtccaaaatgtttttctccAGTCTTCACAACAACTGTATCCAGAATACCAGTCGGATGTTTTTCCTGAAAAGAAGTGATTTCTATGCCTCCTTCTTGAAACCAGACCATCTTCCAAAATTTTTGCGAGCATATGCACTCAAGCTTGCCTGCTAACATTCCTGTGCTGGTGGTCCCTCCCGATCCCGACTAAATCAGCTTTTGAAGACACACCAGATGCTTGATGTCTTCTTCACGACAACTGAACCTCTCTCCTTGAAGTTATTGATGATCTGATAAATGGTTGGTTTAGGTGCCatgctactacagtaaacctgggatatatcggattcaattgttcccactggttttgtccgatgtaagcgaaatccgttatatgcgtataccggaaaatgtccgttttacacatgtatcggatttatatccggtatatgcgtaaatcggattttatccgttataaaaaggcacttccttgactatgtttccaatgtacctggacgcgcaggcaacgctgcaaacgctgcaaatgacgtcgtatagcggcctgtcacgattcggcgaatcggagcgccacgatgcggccatccgatatatgcgagggaaatttaatggcaatgcattggaacgggactggaaattttgtccgaaataggcgaaatccgttataaaaaatccgatatatgcaatgaatttttattggaattgcattacagaaaaattggttcttttttatctgtccgttgtgagcgaatttccgatacatCCGagttcgatatatccgaggtttactgtagtagcaaTATCCTTGCCCATGAAGCCCTTTTTGTGCACAGAAACATGATGACACATTTCCTTCCAGGTAGCCATTCTAACTCAATCAATTAGAACACTCTGATCGATGTAGCATGACGTCAgctccttttgtggcagggctgaaatgcagcaGAAATGTCGCTCTTCATAACATTGTGGAGTATATGCATCATAAAAACTGGGACAAcagttaaaattattatttgtgtcattctcaaaacttttggccatgactgtacATCCAATAGTGAAAGGCGTTAGCCATTGTGATGCTAAATCTAATAATGCTAAGTCACAGTACTACAGTTATAGCAATATAAAGAGAggggaaatatatttttgtcttcacttattattattatttaattgttatGTATGCCTAAAGCTGTTTCTGAAAGTCGTCGTACTTCAGGTACAGTGAAAACCGAAACCGAAACCGAAAAACCAAAGccttttttttcacaacaaaCAATTATCAATCTATCAAATctgtttcacacacacaaaatattaacaaaaatacatctAATGGAGCGTATtatgtttacatgcagaaaactacCATTCCTTCCCAAATCTTTGACATTAAACAAGCCAGAAAACGTTATCATTTTACCACGATCATCACCATCACCTCACCTCGTTGGATTCACACATCTTGTAGAAGTCCTCTCGTCCGGCACACACTGTTTTTGCCTTGGCAAGCGGCACGATGCCTGTCATATAACACATTGTTTTAATTAGCTTCACCTCTTCTAGTGTATACTTCTATCACACAGTAGCAAAACAACTGGACTAACTTGCAGGGTCATTTGGAACTAATACACTAAGAGAATTGCCGCATATTCAAAGGGACTTAGCCAAATGAgctgttaaattaaattctttAGAAATAAAATCACTAAAGTCAAGCAGAGACGGTTGCTGCCTACCATATTGGCGGGGGTCCAGACATAGAGTGGTTCCCTCCAGCACGGTTGCATTTTGGCAAATATTCCAGATGTTGAAATAGATAAAGACGGGCACGGAGGTGAAAGCTGTCACTCCGAGCCAGGCCAGCATGAAGATGTACGTCAGCATGATGAACTGAAAGAACGCAAATACGGCAGTTAGTGTCTCTTATTTCACAGAACGAGCACATTTTAGTACTTTGCAAGCTACTttttacgtagaaaaaaaaaacaaaaaaatcaatagaaacATTTTTTCCAATGACCACAAATTCTGATGGCTTCCTTCGCCTCCCCGGGAAGCTCCAGATTTGCAAAGTAATTTCACGGCTGAGATAATCTTGTTACTGCAGACTCCTCGATATGCGTTGACATGTTTCATTATTGTCAAATCCtcataattgaatattttcactgCAATGCAATTATGGAGCATCTCAGCTGTAACATGTTTATACGTTCAGTATGTCATGTTATTTTTGTCTgctttagaggtttttttttttttttttgcctggatTCTCACATTTTAAGCCACAAACTTTAACCAGTGAGTAATTGCATTAGTATAAGTCCATATTTTTCATACATTACCAGTAATGTTTAAATGACCAGTTGCTTTAAATGACTTCTAAGTAGGCAAAAATGCTCTTGCAACAGTTCCGAggttctacagcaggggtgggcaaactacgccccgggggccacatccggcccgccaagtgtttaaatatggcccgacgttctttccaaacttaacatacaacctgacatcatggctttagccaaccttttgatggtttaggtagtttttttttaatcaatttctttatttgatgtgatcttctgtttacaaagtgctcctgaaaaaaagatacaagcacatatacatagcaggttgcatgacacttacagatacaatcattccaggtggactattttatatgaattattatatgcattttatatgaattatatgtgtaaaatatatagtctggccccctgtcaattttgttaaatcaatgcggcccgcgagtcaaaaagtttgcccacccctgttctacagcCATGTTCTCTAATCAGAATCCAGGACCCTGCTATTCCTGAACCCCGACCATTTAGCACCAAAGAAATAGACACTCTTACCATCCGTTGCTgcatttaatgtttttgtttttgtggtgtAATTCTCTAAGACGTGCaattaattagtgttttttttctggacagtcAACCACAACTGCCGTCAGCCATTTTGCTTGTTAGTGTTCTGTGTTCTATGAGCAGGTAATGATAAATTAAAGACAGATTGACAGGGTTACCTAGCTGAAACGTATTAATGTTTTGCAAATGTCGAGCATAAATTGGAGCAGGCCATCAAGAAGTTGGGTCCTACAGACcttccaacattcattcattttctaccacttattcctcacgagggccgcggggggtgccggagactatcccagctgtcttcgggcatgaggcggggtacaccctggactggtggccagccaatcacagggcacatatagacaaacaaccattcacactcacattcatacctatggacaatttggagtcaccaattaacctagcatgtttttggaatgtgggaggaaaccggagtacccggagaaaacccacgcatgcacagggagaacatgtaaactccacacatagatgtgtggagggtggagggtggaattgaaccctggtctcctagttgtgaggtctgcgcgctaacccgtCTGTTTACAATTTGTTTAGAGAGCGGGCAGCCAATCTCCGAGGTTATAATCTAACTTTAAATTACAGCAGTATTCATGTCCGAACCTACCCAAGCGCTGACACAGCGTCCGCAGGTGGTGATCTTGAAGTCTCCATAGAGATCTTTGATTGCACCGCTGGTGAAAAAGCCTTCCACCATGAGCAGGATGCCGTAGACGAAGAATGCCGACGCAATGCCGTAGATCACGTACTTGATGATGTCGATCCtggaagtaaaaataataaaataaaaataaaagaatgcaTCCACGCAGCAAGGAATCCAATGTGAAACTTTTCCATTGGATGGCATTTCTATGACAGGTAAATTATGCTCAAATCCGAGGCACAGCTAAGTCTTTGAACCAGTGATACTCACATGGTGAAGACGTCCAGTGCATCGACGGGGCTCCGCACCACCTCAAAGTAATTTTGTAGAATAGTGACGGTGCCGGACAAAGCCTCATGTCCGCAACCGCAGAATAGAGCCACGCCGGCGTAGAGCAAGATGGTGGCTATCAGCGAAGGGTAGGGGATCCCACCCAGGCATTTGATGCAGCATTCCAGGCACCCTAAACACACCAGGAGGTGGATATTGTAACTTCTCAGTCAGGTCATGCTAgggtaggggtctcaaacctgcggcccgcgggccaaatgcggcccgtgggatgctagtttgaggcccccccacCAGttgaatgtttgatatggatgctgtatggtatcatgtacccagaaatgacagcttaaaaaCAATTGATGCGGTTATgcaagttacgacgctgctcccagatgtaacgatgctaacttgcttaTTAGGTAAAAtggttaagtttcattaatgttcatgttaaaggttaaataactgttaatactgttgattttaatctaaaaaaataaaattatccaACTATgttgtttcttaagtttttcttatttgctgttttattattattttattggttttctttattttgatttaatttcatttttttataaaagtttttcatcttattttgtgtagcaaatagaaatgaagatatttgagaacagtggaatgttttatcagagattttcttgtggaaaaccggaaccaaagcactgaaaattgTAGAGAGTGTATAGAAGAAGCAAAAGCTTTGAAGACAGTTTTTtgaattatatgtattataatatattatattaatatttttttccgtttttaataaatgcatttttttttaaacctgatgcggaccagcctcacccagactctagctccagtggcccccaggtagctagggtaaaaaaaaaaaaaaaaaaaggaaatctaCTCTTTCTTTTTTCGACTCTCAGCACTTCTTTTAAAGAACACAGTTTTGCCATTTAGCATCTCCCAAATTCAAAGCCCAGTTGGCAGCCATCCATGCACAGCCATGCACTACAGAACAAATCCATCACGTTGACAGAGAAAGTAGGCCACAGTTCATTTTCTCTCTGACATCCGAGGGCTGACAAGTGTATTCTACCACTATTATACCATTTAAAGCCGCAAATAGAAGCAACTTATTCACCAGCAAGTCCATGTTTCCTCCTGCATCCTGTCTTTATGCCTTTAATTGGCTTTGTCATTTGTTTTGCTTGACATTTAAATTCCACTGCTTTGGATTTATTTGATGGCCCTGACTTTTAATCCCATTCTTTGGGTTCTGTATGTCTTgacaacaatgacaataatatatttaatatataatatttcttcCGCCATGCTAACaatctaaaattaaaataaaatgggtGTATATTGTAGCGGGTTAGTTATTTTGTGCTTTGATTTTGAAGTTTACAttccaactccaaattgtccataggtatgaatgtgagtgtgaatggttgtttgtctatatgtgccctgtgattggctggccaccagtccagggtgtaccccgcctctcacccgaagtcagctgggataggctccagcgaccctcgtgaaggaaagcggtagaaaatgaatgaatgaatgaatgaacaggtgggctgcacggcgatccagtggttagcgcgcagacctcacagctaggagaccagggttcaattccaccctcagccaactctgtgtggagtttgcatgttctccccgtgcatgcgtgggttttctccgggtactccggtttcctcccactttccaaaaacatgctaggttaattggccactccaaattgtccataggtatgaatgtgagtgtgaatggttgtttgtctatatgtgccctgtgattggctggccaccagtccagggtgtaccccgacagctggcataggctccagcaacccccgcgaccctcgtgaatgaaagccgtagaaaatgaatgaatgaatgaatgaattaatgaattaattaatgaatgaacaggTTTCAAACTCAAGGCCTGGGGGCCGGAGCGTTAAAAGTGCCAATGCATCAACGGGGTTTATTTCCTGCGGAAGGCACCATCAGGGTGTAAGTCTATTATCAATGCATCGCAATGAATGAACAACGCAGACTATTGACGAGCGCGGCCTGCTAACTATGCACAGCTGCCTCAGAGCGGGAGTGATACCAGGAAGTCAAATGTCATGTTGTTTCTGTTGGAATGACTGTCAATGATTCCACGTTTGCATACATGTTAAGTTCAGGATGGATCCCCGACAGTGTCAATCAATGATTCTTCTATCAGCTTCACTTTTATGCTCGTCTTAGTGTTCCCTTTTgcctccttctcctctttctCAACTCTTTGCTCCTAATTCTGCTGTAAACATGAGCGGAATAGCAAGTAGCTGCTCAGCCTGCTAAGGCTGTGCTTCTGGCCTGGGTCCACATTTGCTTGGATTAACAGCAAGTCCGCCTACTGTATCTCCTCCATTGTTGGACAGTGCTGTCACTTCAATGTGtatcttgttgttttatttttagaaactCCCTTTTCTCCAGGA is a window encoding:
- the gpm6aa gene encoding glycoprotein M6Aa, whose product is MEEDMDEGQTQKGCLECCIKCLGGIPYPSLIATILLYAGVALFCGCGHEALSGTVTILQNYFEVVRSPVDALDVFTMIDIIKYVIYGIASAFFVYGILLMVEGFFTSGAIKDLYGDFKITTCGRCVSAWFIMLTYIFMLAWLGVTAFTSVPVFIYFNIWNICQNATVLEGTTLCLDPRQYGIVPLAKAKTVCAGREDFYKMCESNELNMTFHLFICALAGAGAAVIAMIHYLMVLSANWAYVKDACRMQKYEDIKSKEEQELHDIHSTRSKERLNAYT